The Desulfovibrio sp. genome window below encodes:
- a CDS encoding adenylosuccinate synthase, with product MAGMVVHGAQWGDEGKGKIVDLLTEKVSLIVRFHGGNNAGHTLVVGGEKTVLHLIPSGILHQGKRCVIGAGVVLDPEVFLMEADKLAAKGVDMSPARLAVSYRTHVIMPYHKLLDAARETAKAGGKIGTTGRGIGPCYEDKASRVGIRAGDFLDEALLADKVKHALDEKNALFAGLYGMKPLDHATVMAELLPLARRIVPYLADVSALVQDSLTSGSGVLFEGAQGTHLDIDHGTYPFVTSSCCLTSNAAAGAGCSPKDLGDIISVVKAYTTRVGSGQFPTELTCAQGEHLQSVGAEFGATTGRKRRCGWLDMVLLREAVRLNGTTGLAVTKLDVLGGLDSLQICTSYRYEGKDILYPPQREGALAHVTPNYETLPGWKEDVTSCRSWDDLPKAARDYLTRVEELSGAPVRIISVGPDRAQTIYKG from the coding sequence ATGGCTGGCATGGTGGTTCACGGCGCCCAATGGGGCGACGAGGGCAAGGGCAAGATCGTCGACCTTCTCACGGAGAAGGTAAGCCTTATCGTCAGGTTCCACGGCGGCAACAATGCGGGCCACACCCTGGTGGTGGGCGGCGAGAAGACCGTTCTGCACCTCATCCCCTCCGGCATTCTGCACCAGGGGAAACGCTGCGTCATCGGCGCGGGAGTGGTGCTCGACCCCGAGGTGTTCCTGATGGAGGCGGACAAGCTCGCCGCCAAAGGCGTGGACATGTCTCCGGCCAGGCTGGCCGTGAGCTATCGCACCCACGTCATCATGCCATACCACAAGCTGCTTGACGCCGCCCGGGAAACCGCCAAGGCCGGGGGCAAGATCGGCACCACCGGCCGCGGCATCGGCCCCTGCTACGAAGATAAGGCCTCGCGCGTGGGCATCCGCGCCGGGGATTTCCTGGACGAGGCATTGCTGGCCGACAAGGTGAAGCATGCCCTGGACGAGAAAAACGCCTTGTTTGCAGGCCTTTACGGCATGAAGCCTTTGGACCACGCCACGGTGATGGCCGAACTTCTGCCCTTGGCCAGGCGCATAGTCCCCTATCTGGCTGACGTGTCCGCACTGGTCCAGGATTCCCTGACCTCCGGCTCTGGAGTGCTTTTCGAAGGCGCCCAGGGGACCCATCTGGACATCGACCACGGCACCTACCCCTTCGTAACCTCCTCCTGTTGTTTGACAAGCAACGCCGCCGCAGGGGCCGGATGCTCTCCCAAGGATCTTGGCGACATCATTTCCGTGGTGAAGGCCTACACCACCCGCGTGGGTTCCGGGCAGTTCCCCACGGAGTTGACCTGCGCCCAGGGCGAACACCTGCAGTCCGTGGGCGCCGAGTTCGGAGCCACCACGGGGCGAAAGCGCCGCTGCGGCTGGCTGGACATGGTGCTCCTGCGCGAGGCCGTGCGCTTAAACGGCACCACGGGCCTGGCCGTCACCAAGCTCGACGTGCTGGGCGGCCTGGACTCGCTTCAGATCTGCACATCCTACCGCTACGAAGGCAAAGACATTCTCTACCCGCCCCAGCGCGAAGGGGCCCTGGCCCATGTGACCCCCAACTACGAGACCCTGCCGGGCTGGAAGGAGGACGTCACGTCCTGCCGCTCCTGGGACGATCTGCCCAAGGCGGCGCGTGACTACCTCACCAGGGTGGAAGAGCTTTCCGGAGCCCCGGTGCGCATCATCTCCGTGGGGCCGGACCGGGCGCAGACCATCTATAAGGGATAG
- a CDS encoding DNA polymerase III subunit delta' → MDAAFFGLSPRQDPARRRLDQLADNPPQVLVLEGGTATDREAAALYYAAALSCSETGACGACDCCTQVRDRVYMDLVFLDGSEQSIKVDDIREVRSKVGEPPRGPGHRVVILTEAQGLTPAAANALLKSMEEPRPGNCFVLLAPQRERLLPTLVSRSWTLTLAWPDAGEAQTPDEKRSAAEWLEALEHFWRTGLGLFALTGTKGKITRNTAQHVILALSKELADVLAERSTSSLGSFLLERLGLPGLRRLDLLLESSQEILVGQVNPTLTLEWFATRVALWVRRQ, encoded by the coding sequence ATGGACGCCGCCTTTTTCGGGCTTTCCCCCCGCCAGGACCCGGCGAGGCGGCGACTGGACCAGCTGGCGGACAATCCTCCCCAGGTGCTTGTGCTGGAGGGGGGGACCGCCACCGACCGCGAAGCGGCCGCCCTCTACTATGCCGCGGCATTGAGCTGCAGCGAGACCGGCGCTTGCGGAGCGTGTGACTGCTGCACCCAGGTCAGGGACAGGGTCTATATGGACCTTGTTTTCCTGGACGGCAGCGAGCAGTCCATCAAGGTGGACGACATCCGCGAAGTTCGCTCCAAAGTGGGGGAGCCGCCGCGTGGCCCCGGCCACCGGGTGGTGATTCTCACCGAAGCCCAGGGCCTTACCCCGGCAGCGGCGAACGCGCTGCTCAAATCCATGGAAGAACCCAGGCCAGGCAACTGTTTCGTTCTGTTGGCCCCCCAGAGGGAGCGTCTTCTTCCCACCCTGGTCTCCCGATCCTGGACCCTTACCCTGGCCTGGCCCGATGCCGGGGAAGCTCAAACCCCTGACGAGAAGCGGTCAGCTGCGGAATGGCTGGAAGCCCTGGAACACTTTTGGCGCACCGGCCTTGGTCTTTTCGCCCTCACAGGCACCAAAGGAAAAATCACCCGCAACACGGCCCAGCATGTAATCCTGGCTCTGTCCAAAGAACTTGCCGACGTCCTGGCGGAGAGGTCCACGTCCAGCCTGGGTTCATTTCTCCTCGAGCGTTTGGGCCTACCGGGCCTGCGCCGTCTGGATCTTCTCCTGGAGAGTTCCCAGGAGATCCTGGTGGGACAGGTGAATCCGACTCTCACCCTGGAGTGGTTCGCCACCCGCGTTGCCTTGTGGGTACGCAGACAATGA
- a CDS encoding amino acid ABC transporter substrate-binding protein translates to MRILLLFILAATAALVAGAQAVQTDSPVRVGVSASLSGEYGSSGDMYEKGLRIWVAEVNSRGGILGRKVELVVKDDASDLAKTAAAYADFIAKKEVDLLLGPDNTFLVLAIIPTLEESQTPCVFPVGASDALWKSGKGLSFGVQSPLSEWSAGFFELISKAGLEQVALLVADHPMSAAVLENSTKWSKRYGLELAMKVSTGVKGLPGALHQITRVKPDAVAVWGSQEGCAEAVRLLRRSTWKPKAIYISSSQGINKALRDLSSREMDGTFTTVPWEIRIAKAFPGGEAFVERFRSAYRQDPDSMAASSYAGGQILEAAVAKAQSLDKNKIRQSLTGLETVTILGRYGVDPSGMQLRQFPLTLQWQKGKREIVWPDEMRTAKPAIAR, encoded by the coding sequence GTGCGTATCCTCTTGTTGTTTATCCTGGCCGCCACTGCCGCCCTTGTCGCCGGAGCTCAGGCCGTGCAAACGGACAGCCCCGTCAGGGTGGGAGTATCAGCGAGCTTGAGCGGCGAGTACGGTTCATCAGGCGATATGTACGAGAAGGGCCTCAGAATCTGGGTGGCGGAGGTGAACTCCAGGGGGGGCATCTTGGGCCGCAAGGTTGAGCTGGTGGTAAAAGACGACGCTTCGGATCTGGCAAAGACCGCCGCTGCCTACGCTGATTTCATCGCCAAGAAGGAAGTCGACCTGCTCCTTGGTCCGGACAACACGTTCCTGGTTTTGGCCATCATCCCAACCCTTGAAGAATCCCAAACCCCCTGCGTGTTCCCTGTTGGCGCCTCGGACGCCTTATGGAAGAGCGGCAAGGGCCTGTCCTTCGGGGTTCAGTCCCCCCTGTCTGAATGGTCGGCCGGTTTTTTCGAACTCATCTCCAAAGCAGGGCTCGAACAGGTGGCGCTGCTTGTGGCGGACCACCCCATGAGCGCTGCCGTGCTGGAAAACTCAACCAAATGGTCCAAACGTTACGGGCTGGAGTTGGCCATGAAGGTTTCCACGGGGGTCAAAGGCCTCCCGGGGGCTTTGCACCAGATCACCAGGGTCAAACCAGACGCAGTGGCAGTGTGGGGCAGCCAGGAAGGCTGTGCCGAGGCCGTTCGCCTGCTCAGGCGGTCCACCTGGAAACCCAAAGCCATCTACATTTCCTCCAGCCAGGGAATCAACAAGGCCCTCCGCGACCTTTCCAGCCGCGAGATGGACGGCACTTTCACCACCGTCCCCTGGGAGATCCGAATCGCCAAGGCCTTCCCGGGCGGGGAAGCGTTCGTGGAACGGTTCCGGAGCGCCTACCGGCAAGACCCCGACTCCATGGCGGCTTCATCCTATGCCGGAGGCCAGATTCTTGAGGCAGCGGTGGCCAAGGCACAATCTCTGGACAAAAACAAAATCAGGCAGTCTCTGACCGGGCTGGAAACCGTTACCATCCTGGGCCGCTACGGAGTGGACCCGTCCGGCATGCAACTGCGCCAGTTCCCTCTCACGCTTCAATGGCAAAAAGGCAAACGGGAGATTGTCTGGCCCGATGAAATGCGTACGGCCAAACCGGCCATTGCGAGGTAG
- a CDS encoding response regulator, with translation MLNRLSVRLALPVIVGVLLLWGFLTIFVLGAISRFAHERTERDLKSYGREISDILGNTYDHLASSGKLSDPSEVRVTKARALSRLEKYLRLTDIKAVLTDAEGAVLLSHGLDSPDKLPALPLETQKLVLADIGGLKFNTYQLEFSLWKWRVILVENPSDYEQLSGSIRHMYLGAGGLLVLALAGFLYFSQRTVSRPVALIARALKQGERPAYSGVEEFASLARSIREMMESLDERERLVRVSRTWYRQMFESAPVMMFSLAPNGWFSDVNRSLCDQTGFSREKLVSTPATEVLAVDRDRLEQLWVGMPLRRLPAELRTAQGRTRQILLDALLTEDPSGERVVLAVAIDITEQLKTQRELVAAKEAAEEANLAKSEFLANVSHEIRTPLNGVLGMLQLLEKTHLDTRQQGWVKNALDCGRSLLTLLGDILDLSSLESGGQQCSLTPFAPADILAEIAQLYLRQAQAKSVRLTVESDADLPRTFMGDGGRLRQVLFNLVGNGVKFTENGTVTLRVDGVQQNKFGVSTLLFAVEDTGIGIDSHKLGKVFEPFTQADGSHTRLYQGAGLGLALVKRLVTLWGGTLGIDTEPGAGTTVFFSMPVRVAPMGTEAPMQAPAHPGAILPGSRVLLAEDDPINTVMTMDMLESLGYRATIVENGAEALKALAQEDFDCLIMDIQMPKMDGMAATKAIRTAPALGDKARIPIIALTAHALPGDRERFLAAGMDDYLAKPVEFVDLAGVLARAMGKPWRQRPT, from the coding sequence GTGCTCAACCGCCTTTCGGTCCGCCTGGCCCTGCCCGTCATCGTCGGGGTGCTCCTCTTGTGGGGATTCCTCACGATCTTCGTGCTCGGTGCCATTTCCCGGTTCGCCCACGAACGCACCGAACGCGACCTGAAAAGCTACGGCCGAGAGATATCAGACATTCTGGGCAACACGTACGACCACTTGGCCAGTTCCGGAAAACTCTCGGACCCGTCTGAAGTACGGGTAACCAAGGCCAGGGCCCTTTCCCGGCTGGAAAAATACCTGCGCCTCACCGACATCAAGGCGGTCCTCACGGATGCCGAGGGCGCCGTGCTGCTGAGCCATGGGCTGGACTCCCCGGACAAGCTGCCCGCGCTCCCACTGGAAACGCAAAAACTGGTTTTGGCGGACATCGGCGGGCTGAAGTTTAACACCTACCAGTTGGAGTTCAGCCTCTGGAAATGGCGCGTGATTCTGGTGGAGAATCCCAGCGACTACGAGCAGCTGTCCGGCAGTATCCGTCACATGTACCTGGGCGCAGGCGGTCTTCTGGTCCTGGCTCTGGCGGGATTTTTGTACTTCTCGCAGCGGACGGTTTCCCGCCCGGTTGCGCTCATCGCCCGGGCCTTGAAACAGGGTGAACGGCCCGCCTACTCCGGAGTCGAAGAGTTTGCCTCGCTGGCACGTTCCATCCGAGAGATGATGGAGTCCCTGGACGAACGCGAACGTCTCGTGCGGGTGAGCCGCACATGGTACCGCCAGATGTTCGAGTCGGCCCCGGTCATGATGTTCTCGCTGGCCCCGAACGGCTGGTTCAGCGATGTCAACCGCAGCCTGTGCGACCAGACCGGCTTTTCCAGGGAAAAACTGGTCTCCACACCAGCCACAGAAGTCCTCGCCGTGGATCGCGACCGCCTGGAGCAGCTGTGGGTGGGCATGCCTTTACGGCGGCTCCCGGCCGAATTGCGTACCGCCCAGGGTCGAACCAGACAGATACTCCTCGATGCGCTGCTCACCGAAGACCCTTCGGGCGAGCGTGTGGTTCTTGCCGTGGCCATCGACATAACCGAACAGCTCAAGACCCAGCGCGAGCTCGTCGCAGCCAAGGAGGCAGCCGAGGAGGCCAACCTCGCCAAAAGCGAATTCCTGGCCAACGTGAGCCACGAAATCCGCACCCCTTTAAACGGCGTTTTAGGCATGCTCCAGCTCCTGGAGAAAACCCATCTCGACACACGCCAGCAGGGATGGGTGAAAAACGCCCTGGACTGCGGCCGGTCGCTCCTGACCCTTTTGGGAGACATCCTCGACCTCTCCAGCCTGGAGTCGGGAGGCCAGCAGTGCAGTCTGACTCCTTTCGCCCCGGCGGACATCCTGGCCGAGATCGCCCAGCTCTATTTGCGGCAAGCCCAGGCCAAGTCCGTAAGACTCACTGTGGAATCCGATGCCGATTTGCCGCGTACGTTCATGGGCGATGGAGGGAGGCTTCGCCAGGTGCTGTTCAACCTGGTGGGCAACGGCGTGAAGTTCACCGAAAACGGCACGGTGACTCTGAGAGTGGATGGCGTGCAACAGAACAAGTTCGGGGTTTCCACTCTTCTGTTCGCCGTGGAGGATACGGGCATAGGCATCGACAGCCACAAACTCGGCAAGGTCTTCGAGCCTTTCACCCAGGCGGACGGTTCCCATACCAGGCTCTACCAGGGAGCCGGACTCGGGCTTGCCCTGGTGAAGCGCTTGGTGACCCTGTGGGGAGGCACCCTTGGCATAGACACCGAACCCGGAGCAGGCACAACCGTGTTCTTCTCCATGCCCGTGCGCGTCGCCCCCATGGGGACCGAAGCCCCCATGCAGGCCCCAGCTCATCCGGGAGCGATCTTGCCTGGTTCCCGGGTGCTATTGGCCGAGGACGACCCCATAAACACCGTGATGACAATGGATATGCTTGAAAGCCTGGGCTACCGGGCCACAATAGTGGAAAACGGAGCCGAAGCGTTGAAGGCCTTGGCCCAGGAGGATTTCGACTGTCTGATCATGGACATCCAGATGCCCAAGATGGACGGCATGGCCGCCACGAAAGCCATCCGCACGGCTCCGGCCCTGGGCGACAAGGCGCGAATCCCCATCATCGCGCTCACTGCTCACGCCCTTCCGGGTGACCGCGAGCGTTTCCTGGCCGCTGGCATGGACGACTACCTGGCCAAGCCCGTGGAATTCGTGGACCTGGCCGGGGTGCTGGCCCGGGCCATGGGCAAGCCCTGGCGGCAACGACCCACCTGA
- a CDS encoding DUF3536 domain-containing protein, with product MDKHLCIHGHFYQPPREDPWLNTILPEGSAAPSLNWNQRITRESYAPLARARRLDGAGRIAEVMNCYEWISFNAGPTLLNWMATAYPDTVRLMVEADKASLARLGHGNAMAQVYHHQILPLASQLDKELEVSWAVDDFTARFGRAPEGMWLAETAVDTASLEVLAANGIAFTVLAPGQAKAVGPLTNGHWTPVDQGSLNIRRPYLVKLPSGRSISVFFYDGPLSQAVAFEHLLADGETFWRRLSQAASPGLLALATDGETYGHHFTFGEMALAFVLDQANHRRDGLALTNFASFLAANPPEEQIRLHEPSAWSCAHGVERWQSNCGCTDGGHPGWHQRWRGPLRHALSRMKEMADLHYFQRGATCFADPRAALTEYGKVLAGLMDQDAYAKLHFRKSLPPAEEAVAWKLLAMQQWGLASLASCAWFFDEISRIEPVNGLTYALRAMELAARTGGPDMEPEILPILKTAESNLPELGDGKNVWRTMVVPRRETEASLTAQALLTLWAEKRLPARGKTAQACWPGVSVTIKASSPTEGTASISWALESGVDEVRWTWDAPTTGHHPGATADGATAGLPALVDPLNIPVTVRGPGGDATFIPRELPVNKRQALADAFAVQASDNLWIQAVERMSCGANLITEIQEAQTTMTLAPRWAGMWDSLSWAYVWGLDLSPKQRELLLTFLRQSTGSGFERNDLMERVNALALAETASSSPDWEGLSRMVRRVRELGLPEDWWAVQNLIWDRRLHTGEGRSFASLIGFAV from the coding sequence ATGGACAAACACCTCTGCATCCATGGCCATTTCTACCAGCCTCCCCGCGAGGACCCCTGGCTGAATACCATTCTCCCCGAGGGCAGCGCCGCACCCAGCCTGAACTGGAACCAGCGCATCACCCGCGAGTCCTACGCGCCCCTGGCCCGGGCCAGACGACTGGACGGGGCGGGACGCATCGCGGAGGTGATGAACTGCTACGAATGGATATCCTTCAACGCAGGCCCCACACTGCTCAACTGGATGGCCACGGCCTACCCGGACACGGTGCGCCTCATGGTGGAAGCGGACAAGGCCAGCCTGGCCCGCCTGGGACACGGCAACGCCATGGCCCAGGTCTACCACCACCAGATACTGCCCCTGGCCTCGCAGCTTGACAAGGAACTCGAGGTGTCCTGGGCCGTGGACGACTTCACGGCCCGCTTCGGCCGTGCTCCCGAGGGCATGTGGCTGGCCGAAACCGCCGTGGACACAGCTTCCCTGGAAGTCCTGGCGGCCAACGGCATCGCCTTCACCGTGCTCGCTCCGGGCCAGGCCAAGGCTGTGGGCCCGCTCACCAACGGCCACTGGACCCCGGTGGACCAGGGCAGCCTGAACATCAGGCGCCCCTATCTGGTGAAGCTGCCATCAGGGCGAAGCATCAGCGTGTTTTTCTACGACGGCCCCCTGTCCCAGGCCGTGGCCTTCGAACACCTGCTGGCTGACGGCGAGACTTTCTGGCGCAGGCTCTCCCAGGCGGCCAGCCCCGGTCTTCTGGCCCTGGCAACCGATGGCGAGACCTACGGCCACCACTTCACCTTCGGCGAGATGGCCCTGGCTTTCGTGCTGGACCAGGCCAACCACCGCCGCGACGGGCTTGCCCTTACGAATTTCGCCTCCTTCCTTGCCGCCAATCCGCCCGAAGAGCAGATACGCCTCCACGAGCCCTCGGCCTGGAGCTGCGCCCACGGTGTGGAGCGCTGGCAGTCCAACTGCGGCTGCACCGACGGCGGGCACCCCGGCTGGCACCAGCGCTGGAGGGGGCCTTTGCGCCACGCCCTGTCCCGCATGAAGGAGATGGCCGACCTGCACTACTTCCAGCGCGGTGCGACCTGCTTTGCCGACCCCAGGGCGGCGCTTACGGAGTACGGCAAGGTTCTGGCCGGGCTCATGGACCAGGACGCCTACGCCAAGCTCCACTTCCGCAAATCCTTGCCCCCTGCCGAAGAGGCCGTGGCCTGGAAGCTTTTGGCCATGCAGCAGTGGGGCCTGGCCTCGCTTGCCAGCTGCGCCTGGTTCTTCGACGAAATCTCCCGCATCGAGCCGGTGAACGGGCTCACCTACGCTCTGAGGGCCATGGAGCTGGCCGCGCGCACCGGCGGCCCGGACATGGAGCCGGAGATCCTGCCAATTCTTAAAACCGCTGAATCCAACCTGCCCGAATTGGGCGACGGCAAGAATGTCTGGCGCACCATGGTGGTCCCCCGCCGCGAAACCGAAGCGTCTCTTACCGCACAGGCCCTGCTGACCCTCTGGGCAGAGAAACGCCTGCCGGCTCGCGGAAAGACCGCTCAGGCATGCTGGCCTGGAGTCAGTGTGACCATAAAGGCCTCATCTCCCACGGAAGGCACTGCCAGCATTTCCTGGGCCCTGGAAAGCGGCGTGGATGAGGTTCGCTGGACATGGGACGCTCCAACAACCGGACACCATCCGGGCGCAACAGCCGATGGAGCCACGGCGGGTCTTCCCGCCCTGGTCGATCCGCTGAACATACCCGTCACTGTGCGCGGACCAGGGGGAGACGCGACCTTCATCCCCCGGGAACTACCCGTGAACAAACGCCAGGCCCTGGCCGACGCCTTCGCGGTTCAGGCCTCGGACAACCTTTGGATCCAGGCCGTCGAACGCATGTCCTGCGGTGCGAATCTGATTACCGAAATTCAGGAAGCCCAGACCACCATGACCCTGGCACCACGCTGGGCCGGGATGTGGGACTCTCTGTCATGGGCCTACGTGTGGGGACTCGATCTTTCACCCAAGCAACGCGAGCTTCTGCTGACGTTTTTACGCCAGAGCACCGGCAGCGGATTTGAGCGAAACGATCTCATGGAGCGGGTGAACGCCCTGGCGCTAGCGGAGACCGCTTCATCCTCTCCCGATTGGGAGGGCTTAAGCCGCATGGTGCGCCGGGTGCGCGAGCTTGGCCTGCCCGAGGACTGGTGGGCCGTGCAGAACCTCATCTGGGACAGGCGGCTGCACACGGGCGAGGGGCGCTCATTCGCATCGCTTATAGGATTCGCGGTATGA
- the pyrF gene encoding orotidine-5'-phosphate decarboxylase, with amino-acid sequence MIIRDIPLRERVIFALDVPTGAEALDWVNRLGGTIGYFKVGLQLFLAEGFGLVDRIIGTGHKLMLDLKFLDIPQTTGLAMREAAKRGVHMATMHAHVGSVTRAAVAEAGDTTVLGVTVLTSYGSEELAELGFPGSIEKLVEVRAGIALASGCGGIVASAREASMLRRVYGDDFLIVTPGIRPSDHKTKDDQTRVMTPGRAIAAGSDYLVVGRPISQAEKPVEMAERILEEIGETLAGVGGS; translated from the coding sequence ATGATCATCCGGGATATTCCGCTCCGCGAACGGGTGATCTTCGCCCTGGACGTTCCCACCGGTGCCGAGGCCCTCGACTGGGTGAACCGCCTGGGCGGGACCATCGGCTATTTCAAGGTTGGGTTGCAGCTCTTTCTGGCCGAGGGGTTCGGTCTGGTGGACCGCATAATTGGCACGGGCCACAAACTCATGCTGGACCTGAAATTCCTGGACATCCCCCAGACCACGGGGCTGGCCATGCGCGAGGCCGCCAAGCGCGGGGTGCACATGGCCACCATGCACGCCCATGTTGGCAGCGTGACCAGGGCCGCCGTGGCCGAGGCAGGAGACACGACCGTGCTCGGTGTGACGGTGCTGACCAGCTACGGGTCGGAAGAGCTGGCCGAACTCGGCTTTCCGGGTTCCATCGAGAAGCTGGTGGAGGTCCGGGCCGGAATCGCCCTGGCCTCCGGGTGCGGGGGCATAGTGGCCTCGGCCCGGGAAGCGTCCATGCTCAGGCGCGTGTATGGGGATGATTTTCTTATCGTTACGCCAGGAATTAGGCCCTCGGACCACAAAACCAAGGACGACCAGACCAGGGTGATGACGCCCGGACGGGCCATCGCGGCCGGGTCGGATTATCTGGTGGTGGGAAGGCCCATCAGCCAGGCGGAAAAGCCGGTTGAGATGGCGGAAAGGATTCTGGAGGAGATTGGGGAGACATTAGCTGGAGTGGGGGGGAGTTAA
- the trmFO gene encoding methylenetetrahydrofolate--tRNA-(uracil(54)-C(5))-methyltransferase (FADH(2)-oxidizing) TrmFO, with the protein MRYAIVGGGLAGCECAMVLAKAGHKVTIFEMKPQRMSPAHLSPDLAELVCSNSLRSDEPDAAIGLLKREMESLGSIVIQAARATAVPAGKALAVDRDLFAAHVTGLIGAEPNISVVRQEVSSLDDPALAGFDKIIVAAGPLASPELSESLGAAIGAGSLYFYDAIAPIVFAHSIDRDKVFSQSRWEEGEGDYLNCPMEKDEYTAFHQALLDGEKVAAREFEKEIHFEGCMPVEALAERGFKTLVFGPLKPVGLTDPKTGRRPYAVVQLRPENAQLTCYNLVGFQTKLKYPEQERVFRMIPGLEKAEFARLGSIHRNTYVDAPKVLTPELELAARPGVYLAGQITGVEGYVESAACGLWLGHHLAHGLTPPPEETALGALLAHLRRPVKKFQPSNVNYGLTPELTERAKKDSRKALYAARARKAWEEWRSGPTDADT; encoded by the coding sequence ATGAGGTATGCAATTGTCGGCGGCGGCTTGGCCGGATGCGAGTGCGCCATGGTTCTGGCCAAGGCGGGCCACAAAGTAACGATATTTGAGATGAAGCCCCAGCGCATGAGCCCGGCGCATTTAAGCCCCGATCTGGCGGAGCTGGTGTGCTCCAACTCGCTGCGTTCGGACGAACCCGATGCGGCCATAGGGCTTTTGAAGCGTGAGATGGAGAGCCTTGGAAGCATCGTCATCCAGGCGGCCCGGGCCACGGCTGTTCCGGCTGGCAAGGCCCTGGCCGTTGACCGGGATCTGTTCGCCGCACACGTCACCGGGTTGATCGGGGCTGAACCGAACATCAGCGTGGTTCGCCAAGAGGTGTCCTCCCTGGACGATCCGGCCCTGGCCGGGTTCGACAAAATCATCGTGGCAGCCGGGCCCCTGGCCTCGCCCGAGCTCTCCGAAAGCCTGGGCGCGGCCATCGGCGCGGGAAGCCTCTATTTCTACGACGCCATCGCACCCATCGTGTTCGCCCACTCCATCGACAGGGACAAGGTCTTCTCCCAGTCGCGCTGGGAGGAGGGCGAAGGCGATTATTTGAACTGCCCCATGGAGAAGGACGAGTACACGGCCTTTCACCAGGCCCTTCTGGACGGGGAGAAGGTGGCGGCCCGCGAGTTCGAGAAGGAGATCCACTTCGAGGGCTGCATGCCGGTTGAAGCCTTGGCCGAGCGCGGGTTCAAGACCCTGGTGTTTGGGCCGCTAAAACCGGTTGGACTCACGGACCCGAAGACGGGCAGGCGGCCGTATGCCGTTGTGCAGTTGCGTCCGGAGAACGCCCAGTTGACCTGCTACAATCTGGTGGGCTTCCAGACCAAGCTCAAATACCCGGAGCAGGAGCGGGTCTTCAGGATGATCCCCGGACTTGAGAAGGCCGAGTTCGCCAGGCTGGGGTCCATCCACCGCAATACATATGTGGACGCGCCCAAGGTGCTCACGCCGGAACTTGAACTGGCGGCAAGGCCCGGAGTGTACCTGGCCGGGCAGATCACCGGGGTTGAAGGGTATGTGGAGAGCGCCGCATGCGGATTATGGCTGGGGCACCACTTGGCGCACGGGCTAACTCCCCCGCCGGAAGAGACCGCGCTCGGGGCGCTTCTGGCGCATCTCAGGCGGCCGGTGAAGAAGTTCCAGCCTTCGAACGTGAACTACGGGCTTACGCCCGAGCTTACCGAACGGGCCAAGAAGGATTCGAGGAAGGCGCTGTATGCCGCGCGGGCCAGGAAGGCGTGGGAGGAATGGAGGAGTGGCCCCACTGATGCGGACACGTAG
- a CDS encoding ABC transporter ATP-binding protein yields MEPLLRLENFSTAFDTSDGPAPAVDEVSFTLDQGETLGLVGESGCGKTVLSLSILGLTPPPGRITGGRALFEGRDLAAMSQDELRAVRGAQIGMIFQEPMTSLNPVMRVGRQVAEPLLLHNNFSSHQARERSLELFSQVGLPKPAETLEAYPHELSGGMRQRVMIAMALACGPKLLIADEPTTALDVTIQKQILELLHSLATAHGLAMLLITHNLGVVAQTCERVGVMYAGRLVELSPVNALFDGPLHPYTQGLMASLPRLGSRHERLRPIEGAVPPLTALPAGCHFHPRCPHAFEQCKSDIPPVFRPEPGREVRCWLFSGEGKA; encoded by the coding sequence ATGGAACCCCTCCTGCGACTCGAAAACTTCAGCACCGCTTTCGACACCTCCGACGGCCCGGCTCCCGCCGTGGACGAGGTGAGCTTCACTTTGGACCAAGGCGAAACCCTGGGCCTGGTGGGCGAATCCGGGTGCGGAAAGACCGTTCTTTCCCTCTCCATCCTGGGGCTCACGCCGCCTCCCGGAAGGATAACCGGCGGCCGGGCCCTGTTCGAAGGGCGCGATCTAGCGGCCATGTCCCAGGACGAGCTGCGGGCCGTGCGCGGCGCCCAGATCGGCATGATCTTCCAGGAGCCCATGACTTCGCTGAACCCGGTGATGCGGGTGGGCAGGCAGGTGGCCGAGCCGCTCTTGCTGCACAACAATTTTTCCTCACATCAGGCGCGGGAACGCTCTCTCGAGCTCTTCTCCCAGGTTGGGCTGCCCAAGCCGGCGGAAACCCTTGAGGCTTATCCCCACGAGCTCTCGGGCGGCATGCGCCAGCGGGTGATGATCGCCATGGCTCTGGCCTGCGGCCCCAAGCTCCTCATCGCGGACGAGCCCACCACTGCCCTGGACGTGACCATCCAGAAGCAGATCCTCGAGCTTTTGCATTCGCTGGCCACAGCGCACGGCCTGGCCATGCTACTTATCACCCACAATCTGGGCGTGGTGGCCCAGACCTGCGAACGGGTGGGCGTGATGTACGCGGGCAGGCTGGTGGAGCTCAGTCCCGTGAACGCTCTTTTCGACGGGCCGCTGCACCCATACACCCAAGGGCTCATGGCATCACTGCCCAGGCTCGGGTCCCGCCACGAACGCCTAAGGCCCATAGAGGGCGCGGTGCCCCCGCTCACTGCCCTGCCAGCCGGGTGCCATTTCCACCCGCGCTGCCCCCACGCCTTCGAACAGTGCAAGTCCGATATTCCGCCTGTGTTTCGTCCGGAACCCGGCCGGGAGGTCCGCTGCTGGCTCTTCTCCGGGGAGGGCAAGGCATGA